The following DNA comes from Thermoanaerobaculales bacterium.
CGCTGCCGGCCGGCACCGCCGCGGACATGGACGCGGCGCTCGAGGCGGCGGTGGCCTGGCTCGTCAAGGGCGGCCAGTGGGCCCTCGCCGGCGATCTGCAGACGCTCGCGCCCGGCCTCGCCGACGGAGGGTACCCGGCGGTGCATCACAGCGAGGCCTACCGCAACGGCTATCGGCCGGCGTACCGCGTCGTCGTGCTCGAGCTGGCCCGGGCCAAGGGGTGGTGCCAGTAGGACAGTAGGATCTAGGATCTGGGATCTGGGATCTGGGATTTGGGATCTTGGGGATAGGGCGCGCCCGCCCGATCCCGATCCCGTTCCCGTTCCCGTTCCCGGGCATTCCCGCCCCCTCCTGTCACGGCGGAGCTGGAAGCGAAGCCGGATCCGCAGGCAGCCAAGATGGCTACCCCACAACGCCCGCTTCGGTGCCCGTATTTGTCCCGTTCCCGTTCCCGTACCCGTTCCCGGGCATTTCTTCCCCCTCTCGCGCCGGATCAGCTACCCTGTGCGTCCTGAGTCCGGGGGGAGCGGCACATGGAGTGGATCACCGACCCGCAGGCCTGGATCGCGCTGGCCACGCTGACGGTGCTCGAGATCGTCCTCGGCATCGACAACATCATCTTCATTTCGATCCTCTCCGGGAGGCTGCCGGAGGAGCAGCGCGCCCGCGGCCGGCGGCTCGGCCTGGCGGCGGCCATGGGGATGCGGCTGATCCTGCTCGCGTCCCTGCAGTGGCTGGCCCACCTGTCCGCCGAGCTGTTCGTGGTCCTCGGGCACCCCGTCACGGCCCGCGACGTCATCCTGCTCGGCGGCGGCCTCTTCCTGCTCGCCAAGGCGACCTATGAGATCCACCACAACCTGGAGGGCTCGGAGCAGGCGATGGGGGGGCGGCAGCGGACCGTCATCTCGTTCGGCGCGGTCATCGTGCAGATCATGGCGCTCGACATCGTGTTCTCGCTCGACTCGGTGATCACCGCCATCGGCATGGCCGAGCACCTGGCGGTGATGATGGCGGCGGTCGTCATCGCGGTCGGCGTGATGATGGCGGCCGCCAACCCGATCGCGGAGTTCGTCGAGGCGCACCCGACCGTCAAGATGCTGGCGCTCTCATTCCTGCTGTTGGTCGGCATGGCCCTGGTGGCGGACGGCGTCGGCCAGCACATCCCCAAGGGCTACCTTTACTTCGCGATGGCCTTTTCGGTGCTGGTGGAGATGCTCAATCTCAAGGCCGACGCCCGGCGCACGAACCTGCCGGTGCAGCTGCGCCGGCGGATGGCGCCCGAGCCGAAGCACTGATCCGGCCGGCCTCTGCTAGGGTTGGGGCGCGCACCGGCGCGCGCGACGATGGGGTGGACGCGGATGCTGTACTCGGTGTTGCGGAAGCTGGTGTTTCGGCTCGACCCTGAGAGGGCCCACGGCGTGGCGATGCGGGCGATCGCCCTGGTGGGCGCGCTGCCGCCGCTGCGCGCGGCGGTCGCCGCGGCGTTCTCGGCGCGCGGCGCCGAGCCGGTCGAGGCCTTCGGCGTGCGCTTCCCGAACCGGGTCGGCCTGGCCGCCGGCTACGACAAGGACGGCGAGGGGTGGCGCGGCCTGGCGGCACTTGGCTTCGGCCACATCGAGGTCGGCACCGTCACCCCGCGGCCGCAGCCGGGCAACCCGAGGCCGCGCATCTTCCGGCTCGAGGCGCAGCGTTCGCTGATCAACCGGATGGGATTTCCGGGGCGCGGCGCGGCGTACGTCGTGAAGCGGCTGGAGGGGCGGAGGCCCGAGGGCGTCGTGATCGGGGTCAACATCGGCAAGCAGCGGACCACCGCGATCGAGGACGCGGCTCGCGACTACCAGGAGCTGGTCGACGTCTTCGCACCGCTCGCCGACTACCTGGCGGTCAACATCTCCTCGCCCAACACGCCCGGCCTGCGGCGGCTCCAAGAGCCGGCGTTCCTGACCGCTCTGCTGGGCGCGGTGGCGGCGCGCCGCGACGAGGCCGCAGGCCGGCTCGGACGGCGGGTGCCGGTGCTGGTGAAGCTCGCCCCGGACCTCGACGACGACCAGCTGCGAGCGGCGGTCGACGCGATCGTGGCCTCCGGGATGGACGGCGTCATCGCCACCAACACCACGCTCGATCGTCGGGGCGTCGACCACCCACTGGCGACGGAGGAGGGCGGGCTGAGCGGCGCGGCGCTGACTGCGCGCAGCACCGAGACCGTCGCGCGGATCGCCGACCGGCTGGCAGGCGCGCTGCCGATCGTCGGCGTTGGCGGCATCATGGGCCCGGCGGACGCGCGGGCCAAGCTCGACGCCGGCGCGACGCTGGTCCAGCTCTACACAGGCCTGATCTACGAGGGCCCCGGACTGGTCAAGCGAATCGTGGCCGGCCTCGCGCCGCGCTGACTCCGGCGAGCCGTATCTCGGCGGCGCGTTGCTGGAACATCTGTCGGTGGCCCATCACGGGCCCGGGGGAGTGTGCGCGGTGCCGATCATCGCCGACATCGAGGATCTCGCCCCGGCGGAGCTCCTGCTGGTGCTCTCGCTGGCCTCGAAGACCGGCCGCCTGTACGCCACCCGCGACGACCAGAAGATCATGCTCGTGCTGCGCAAGGGATCGATCGTGCATGCGGTGTCGCCCGCGGTGCGCGAGCGGCTCGGCGGCATCCTGGTCAAGCGCGGTGCGATCACCGAGCCCGACCTGCAGCGCGCCCTGGCGCTGCAGGCGCAGCAGCTCGAGCCCAAGGTGCTGGGAACGTTCCTGGTGGACCTGGGGCTGGTCTCGAGCTCGACCGTTCAGCAGGCCGTGTTCACTCAGTTCGAGGCGGTGATTCGCCAGCTGCTGGCATGGGATCGTGGGGCGTTGGACTTCCAGCCATCGGAGGTGCCGGACACCGGGGCGATCCCGATCGATCCCACCGAGCTGCTGGTCGTGATCGGGTACGAGAACGGCAGCCCTCTCCTGAAGAGCCTCGTCGGCCTCGCGCTGAAGCGCTCGGCGAGGGCGGTGCCGCGGCCGTCCCGCTGATCCGATTCACGGCGCCGGCGGCCGGGCGCTTCAGACAGGCCGCGGTCGCCGCCTGGGCTATCCTTTGCCGGCGCCATGAGCCGCCCGTTGGTCTCGGTGCTGCTGCCGGTGCGCGACGCCGGCCCCCACCTCGACGCCTGCTTCGCCAGCCTCGAGCGGCAGACCCTGTCGGACTTCGAGGTGGTGGCCGTGGACGACGGCTCGAGCGACGGCTCGAGTGACCGCCTCGACTCCTGGGCGTCGGCGAGGCCGTGGCTGAGGGTGCTCCACCAGCGGCCGGCGGGCCTGGTGTCCTCGCTCAACCGCGGCCTGGCCGCGTGCCGGGGCCCGCTGGTGGCGCGGATGGACGCCGACGACATCTGCCATCCCCGCCGGCTCGAGCTGCAGACGGCGCTGCTCGCGGCGCATCCCGAGGTCGGGGTCGTCTCCTGCCTGGTGAGGCACTACCCGCGGGCCGCCCTCGGTGAGGGCGCCGTGCGCTACGAGGCCTGGCTGAACGGGCTGCGCTCCCATGAGCAGATGGCCCGCGAGCGCTTCGTCGAGTCGCCGCTCGCCCATCCTTCGGCCACCGTGCGCCGGGACATGCTGGTGGCGGCGGGGGGCTACCGCGACTGCGGCTGGCCGGAGGACTACGACCTCTGGCTGCGGCTGTTCGAGGAAGGCGTCCGCTTCGCCAAGGTCGAGCGGCCGCTCCACTTCTGGCGCGAGCACGGTGCGCGGC
Coding sequences within:
- a CDS encoding glycosyltransferase; the protein is MSRPLVSVLLPVRDAGPHLDACFASLERQTLSDFEVVAVDDGSSDGSSDRLDSWASARPWLRVLHQRPAGLVSSLNRGLAACRGPLVARMDADDICHPRRLELQTALLAAHPEVGVVSCLVRHYPRAALGEGAVRYEAWLNGLRSHEQMARERFVESPLAHPSATVRRDMLVAAGGYRDCGWPEDYDLWLRLFEEGVRFAKVERPLHFWREHGARLTRRDARYSTDAFLRCKARHLALGPLSGGRPAVVWGAGRTGRSLARLLLDGGAEITAFIDIDPRKIGGVARGRPVLAPAALPGVLAGDAVVLAAVASRGARGLIRSRLVELGLAEGEGFWCVA
- a CDS encoding DUF4388 domain-containing protein — encoded protein: MPIIADIEDLAPAELLLVLSLASKTGRLYATRDDQKIMLVLRKGSIVHAVSPAVRERLGGILVKRGAITEPDLQRALALQAQQLEPKVLGTFLVDLGLVSSSTVQQAVFTQFEAVIRQLLAWDRGALDFQPSEVPDTGAIPIDPTELLVVIGYENGSPLLKSLVGLALKRSARAVPRPSR
- a CDS encoding quinone-dependent dihydroorotate dehydrogenase, yielding MLYSVLRKLVFRLDPERAHGVAMRAIALVGALPPLRAAVAAAFSARGAEPVEAFGVRFPNRVGLAAGYDKDGEGWRGLAALGFGHIEVGTVTPRPQPGNPRPRIFRLEAQRSLINRMGFPGRGAAYVVKRLEGRRPEGVVIGVNIGKQRTTAIEDAARDYQELVDVFAPLADYLAVNISSPNTPGLRRLQEPAFLTALLGAVAARRDEAAGRLGRRVPVLVKLAPDLDDDQLRAAVDAIVASGMDGVIATNTTLDRRGVDHPLATEEGGLSGAALTARSTETVARIADRLAGALPIVGVGGIMGPADARAKLDAGATLVQLYTGLIYEGPGLVKRIVAGLAPR
- a CDS encoding TerC family protein, yielding MEWITDPQAWIALATLTVLEIVLGIDNIIFISILSGRLPEEQRARGRRLGLAAAMGMRLILLASLQWLAHLSAELFVVLGHPVTARDVILLGGGLFLLAKATYEIHHNLEGSEQAMGGRQRTVISFGAVIVQIMALDIVFSLDSVITAIGMAEHLAVMMAAVVIAVGVMMAAANPIAEFVEAHPTVKMLALSFLLLVGMALVADGVGQHIPKGYLYFAMAFSVLVEMLNLKADARRTNLPVQLRRRMAPEPKH